From the genome of Mycobacterium dioxanotrophicus, one region includes:
- a CDS encoding HD domain-containing protein, translating into MSETIAGVEVPDTAAVTEATHLIRETTTPLIYHHSRRVYFFAQIHAQRLGVAPDPELLYLAALFHDTGLQRPFSDAEQRFEVDGADHGRQFLLERGFSPAAAETVWTTIALHTTPGIPDRLGPEIATMYLGVLTDVVGFGLNELHDDQVSEILAVHPRGDFKNEFLQAYFDGLKNRPNTTNGTVNADVVEHFLPGFRRTTTVERMLGSAWPS; encoded by the coding sequence TTGAGGTTCCGGACACCGCCGCCGTCACCGAAGCGACTCACCTCATCCGCGAGACCACCACCCCGCTCATCTACCATCACTCCCGTCGGGTCTACTTCTTCGCGCAGATCCACGCCCAGCGGCTCGGTGTGGCACCGGATCCGGAACTGCTCTACCTGGCTGCCCTGTTCCACGACACCGGCCTGCAGCGGCCGTTCTCTGACGCAGAACAGCGTTTCGAGGTCGACGGGGCCGACCACGGGCGCCAGTTCCTGCTCGAACGCGGCTTCTCCCCCGCGGCCGCCGAAACGGTCTGGACGACCATCGCACTGCACACGACACCGGGCATCCCTGACCGCTTGGGCCCGGAGATCGCCACCATGTATCTGGGGGTGCTGACCGACGTCGTCGGGTTCGGCCTGAACGAGCTCCATGACGACCAGGTGTCCGAAATCCTCGCCGTTCACCCACGAGGTGATTTCAAGAACGAGTTCCTCCAAGCCTATTTCGACGGTTTGAAGAACCGCCCGAACACGACGAACGGCACCGTCAACGCCGACGTTGTGGAGCACTTCCTCCCCGGTTTCCGGCGTACCACCACAGTCGAGCGCATGCTCGGCTCGGCCTGGCCGAGCTGA
- a CDS encoding TIGR03619 family F420-dependent LLM class oxidoreductase yields the protein MKLGLRLPQRLGVDLQHDVVEAARTAEAAGYASVWTYERLLFPQMPAEPYAPPNVPWPESSRQAADPLAVLTAAAVVTEKVRLGTAVLVAALHTPVQLAKALATVDQISGGRVIAGMGTGWSTDELQATGATRADRGRLLDETLDVFDAVWAPDPVNFRGSRVVIRDADVLPKPVSKIPVMLGGGGRNLGRSTSSKALQRIAQHADGWLPVLTTPGPAGAADLRASWDCIRDMASAYGRDASRMELVVVGNVTFTTRPAGHDRSAFVGTLDQILDDARTAADAGADELIVDLNLQDWFTSTRQMLETAVEIREQLVVP from the coding sequence ATGAAACTCGGACTACGGCTGCCCCAGAGGCTGGGAGTCGACCTGCAACACGATGTGGTCGAAGCAGCCCGGACAGCCGAAGCCGCCGGGTACGCCAGTGTGTGGACGTACGAACGGCTGCTGTTCCCGCAGATGCCCGCCGAACCGTATGCCCCGCCGAACGTGCCGTGGCCGGAAAGCTCTCGGCAGGCCGCCGACCCCCTCGCCGTCCTCACGGCAGCGGCCGTGGTGACCGAAAAGGTGCGCCTCGGTACCGCAGTTCTGGTTGCCGCACTGCACACACCCGTGCAGCTGGCGAAGGCACTTGCCACGGTGGACCAGATCAGCGGCGGACGCGTGATCGCGGGGATGGGCACCGGGTGGTCCACCGATGAGCTGCAGGCCACCGGCGCCACCCGAGCCGATCGTGGTCGCCTTCTCGACGAAACGCTGGATGTCTTCGATGCGGTGTGGGCCCCGGACCCGGTGAATTTCCGGGGATCTCGCGTCGTCATCCGCGACGCCGACGTGCTGCCCAAGCCGGTGTCGAAAATCCCGGTGATGCTGGGTGGCGGTGGCCGCAACTTGGGCCGCAGCACGAGTTCCAAAGCCCTGCAGCGCATTGCCCAACATGCCGACGGTTGGTTGCCGGTGCTCACCACACCGGGTCCGGCCGGAGCCGCGGACCTGCGCGCAAGCTGGGACTGTATCCGCGACATGGCCTCCGCCTATGGCCGCGACGCATCTCGGATGGAATTGGTCGTGGTGGGAAACGTCACCTTCACCACACGCCCGGCAGGACATGACCGATCGGCGTTCGTCGGCACTCTCGATCAAATCCTCGACGATGCCAGGACGGCCGCAGACGCCGGCGCCGACGAACTCATCGTCGATCTGAATCTGCAGGACTGGTTCACCAGCACTCGGCAGATGCTCGAGACGGCGGTCGAAATCCGTGAGCAGCTGGTGGTGCCATGA
- a CDS encoding GlxA family transcriptional regulator, translated as MTQRASVAPQTVPRCVAILVYDGVTMLDVAGPAEVFKEANGFGADYRIVLLSPLGEDVTSNLGFRVAVDGAVSAEPAPDTYLVPGSDRYPRTPVPRNLAEAARVPAAGARRVASICTGAFILAAAGLLDGKRATTHWRAAAELTARCPTCRVEPDAIYVRDGSTYTSAGVTAGIDLALALVEEDHGPDVTRDVARALVVYMQRSGGQSQFSAPLQGPPPRSPALRKVTDLVTANPQDNHSLGELAEHLHMSTRHLTRLFHEELSTTPARYVENIRFDMARALLDQGHTATRAAALAGFPSYESMRRVFARKLSISPAAYQRRFSTARRAGADE; from the coding sequence ATGACTCAGCGTGCGTCCGTCGCACCCCAGACGGTCCCGCGCTGCGTCGCGATCCTCGTCTACGACGGTGTCACCATGCTCGACGTCGCCGGCCCGGCGGAGGTGTTCAAGGAGGCCAACGGGTTCGGTGCCGACTACCGGATCGTGTTGCTGTCCCCGCTAGGTGAGGACGTCACGTCGAACCTCGGATTCAGGGTCGCGGTCGACGGCGCCGTTTCCGCGGAGCCCGCCCCGGACACCTATCTGGTGCCGGGCTCCGACCGCTATCCGCGAACACCTGTGCCGCGAAATCTGGCGGAAGCCGCCCGGGTCCCGGCCGCCGGAGCGCGTCGTGTCGCGTCGATCTGCACCGGCGCATTCATCCTCGCCGCCGCGGGCCTGCTCGACGGCAAGCGTGCGACGACGCACTGGCGGGCCGCAGCCGAGCTCACCGCCCGCTGCCCGACATGCCGTGTCGAACCCGACGCGATCTATGTCCGTGACGGCAGCACATACACGTCGGCGGGAGTGACCGCCGGAATCGATCTGGCTCTCGCACTCGTCGAAGAAGACCACGGTCCGGACGTGACCCGCGACGTCGCTCGTGCCCTGGTGGTGTACATGCAGCGTTCCGGCGGTCAGTCGCAGTTCTCCGCTCCACTGCAAGGACCACCGCCCCGGTCACCGGCGTTGCGGAAGGTGACCGACTTGGTGACGGCGAACCCGCAGGACAACCACTCGCTCGGGGAACTCGCCGAGCACCTGCACATGAGTACCCGGCACCTCACCAGGCTCTTTCACGAAGAACTGTCCACGACGCCGGCCCGCTATGTGGAGAACATCCGCTTCGACATGGCCAGGGCGCTGCTCGATCAAGGGCACACCGCAACGCGGGCAGCGGCTCTGGCAGGGTTTCCCAGCTACGAGAGCATGCGACGGGTTTTCGCCAGAAAGCTCTCCATCAGCCCCGCGGCCTACCAGCGCCGGTTCAGCACGGCACGTCGCGCCGGTGCAGACGAGTAG
- a CDS encoding nitroreductase family deazaflavin-dependent oxidoreductase, with translation MTEMDQEKLFTDQAALDAFNRGVVDEFRANSGKVGGQFEGGDLLLLHTTGAKSGKPRLTPLAYVTVDGKMLIVGSYAGAPKDPAWVHNLRANPQVRIELGAETLDAIARELPADERDATYPKLTELAPAFAEYQAKTSRAIPLFELVRA, from the coding sequence ATGACCGAGATGGACCAGGAGAAGCTGTTCACCGACCAGGCCGCGCTCGATGCGTTCAACCGTGGCGTGGTCGACGAATTCCGCGCCAACAGTGGCAAGGTCGGTGGCCAGTTCGAGGGCGGCGACCTGCTGTTGCTGCACACCACCGGTGCCAAGTCCGGCAAGCCGCGGCTGACCCCGCTGGCCTATGTGACCGTCGACGGCAAGATGCTCATCGTCGGGTCGTATGCGGGTGCGCCCAAAGACCCGGCGTGGGTGCACAACCTGCGGGCCAATCCGCAGGTGCGCATCGAACTCGGCGCAGAGACTCTCGACGCCATCGCCCGTGAGCTGCCCGCCGACGAGCGCGACGCGACGTACCCGAAGCTGACCGAGCTGGCACCGGCATTCGCTGAGTACCAGGCCAAGACCAGCCGGGCGATCCCGCTGTTCGAGCTTGTCCGGGCGTAA